Proteins co-encoded in one Anser cygnoides isolate HZ-2024a breed goose unplaced genomic scaffold, Taihu_goose_T2T_genome scaffold_43_1, whole genome shotgun sequence genomic window:
- the LOC136789271 gene encoding guanine nucleotide-binding protein G(I)/G(S)/G(O) subunit gamma-3, protein MKGETPVNSTMSIGQARKLVEQLKIEASMCRIKVSKAAAELMSYCDAHACEDPLITPVPTSENPFREKKFFCALL, encoded by the exons aTGAAGGGCGAGACCCCCGTGAACAGCACCATGAGCATCGGGCAGGCGCGCAAGCTGGTGGAGCAGCTCAAGATCGAGGCCAGCATGTGCCGCatcaag gtgtCGAAGGCGGCGGCGGAGCTGATGTCCTACTGCGACGCCCACGCCTGCGAGGACCCCCTCATCACCCCCGTGCCCACCTCCGAGAACCCCTTCCGCGAGAAGAAGTTCTTCTGCGCCCtgctctga